tgcaagGTGCTCTTATTTCTGAAGAGCTCCATGACAGGATTGCTTTATTAGTACtattcattttagttttgaccAAAATGGATGCTTTGTTCCACCCCCCAGTTTCTGCACTTTAGCCAACAGATGTGCTAAACGGATCTTTTACAGACAGAGCGgttgtttcccaaccttttcttttgcatCACAGCAATCTCACAGTACACCAATCAACATGTATGCCACAAAACGTTAATAACACACTGAAATAACGATCTGATTTGATCTGAATTTACTCACAGATGGACTACTGGCCTGTGCAGTAAATATTACTCTGTTGTATGGCAgaaaggtggcatggtggatcagctggtaaagtgttggcctcacagttgtgaggagctgggttcgatcccggccctgcctgtgtggaatttgcatgttctccccatgcctgcctccggtttcctcccacatccccaaaacatgcaacataaattggacactctaaattgcccctaggtgtgattgtgagtgcgactgttggtgtcgatgtgccctgcgattggctgtcgaccggttcagggtgtactccgcctcctgcccgttgacagttgaaataggctccgccactccccgcgactctcatgaggataagcggcaaaagaagatggattaatggatggatggcaacaaGCGGATCCACAGGTTTGCAGACACGCCATCCAGTGGaagatcattttatttttctggctTCCACTGCCAATCATAGATAAATCTAGATCCATAATGTGAAATTGCATATCTCACGGCACACTTGACCAGCTCACAGGGCAGAAGAATGCGCAGCAGCTGCGGCTGGGATTCGGTGGACTAGCGCAGCTTCACAGCAAATTTCACAATCTAGTTTGAGAGACATGATCTATGCATTTCCACAACACTGTCACTGATGAGGATTTTGGCAATAACAGACGACACTGACCTGTAAGAATCACTCTGTCCACTTGTCACATGGCTGTTTGCGTTGTGCGTCATGTTGCCAATGTCATTATCTGTATCCGTAGAGGTGAGTGCGCCTCTCCTTATCCAGCGCTAACCtcatttgattcattttaacGCCAATTAACTCTCTTCTGCATTAACATGGACGTGATCGGTCCATCAACTTTATCGCCTCTGCATTAATGACAACTTTGTAAAAAAGACATCACATGCAATAAGGGAATAGACTAGATGATAAAGTTATggattgttttcaaatatttggaggtgggagaaatACATTAAGTGCTTGGGTATGATTTTCCAGAggagcaaaggaaaaaaatcaataatgtgTAGCTGGGCTTAAGctcaaaaactcaaaattttcCATCAACGAATGCCTCCACGACTCAAATGGTCCACTTGAACGATTAAAAGAAGGCGCAAGGACTCGTGGAACAAGATTTTGACTCACTAGATACTTTTCAGGGAAACCACAAGTTCAGACTCCAGATATTGATCACGTTGACCACTTGTGGATTCAAACtagcctttttgttttgtttttgctgcagCAACATCAACGCATCATAATACTGTTTATATATCgactttgtttgaaaataaacgTAGAAATATGCCAGAGGGTCTGTTTCCTGCTTCACAAATGCACCCACCTGTTGGGggagcagattaaaaaaataatttttgggagCATTCCGGAGCTGAAGAATTTTGAGGTTTCCCTGTAATTGTTGGACGTGAACATTTGCTTGTCTGCAACACCACAAATATCACAATCATCATCCATTAATGCCTCATTTACAGATCACCATCAGGCTCTTCCAATGTAACACCGAACAAAAACTCTTGAAGACTAACCGGGAACTGGgactatttatttgttttaattaattttgtcatatttttgtaaGATCTGAAGTTGATAGTTAATAAAACGATTTCAAATGGATCTCACGGGTTGTGATTGTGACcaacattaccgtaatttccggcctacaagtcgtgactcccccccacacgctttcaaccctgcggtatatgcggctaatttgtgcatttttctaaaggcctcaagggggcactcgagctgaaTAGGTAAGAGAGAATAtaggtgccgaggaagtgacttttaccagccatattagcactgtgctagcgtgttgctgctgtgttactggcgtgtctctaatttttaccggtaatttttttttttttttttttcatttatttatttttttaaccagccctgtcagccccgtgctagcattagcattaaactctttctgtgtactgtctttttgtaaatatcttgtttcaatgtgggcacttgcatcttttacacagctggagcgtatgtatgtacaaaatggtatttcctttacaaaagtacaaggtgaggcttataaccaggtgcgctcagtaGGCCGGGAataactgtatttatttttactccctgagaagggttgcgtcaggaagggcatccggcgtaaaaattgtgccaaacatatgtgcgttcatctgagatgacacgctgtggcgaccccgaaagggacaagccgaaagaaacttacttattttTACTGCACTGTACATCTTCCCATTGATCACTCCATAGTTTGTTCTTCAGGATTATTTTACTATCAGTTTTTTTACGACCCACGCAAAATCACCCTGCAACCCACTTTTGGGTGCCGATCCACCAATGGAGTATCACTGCTCTAAAGCACCACATGACAACAAATATGTCAGTCCAGTTTTATTTCAGCAAAgctagaaaaaacaaaacaaacaaaaaaaaaatcatctaacACAAGATTGGGAAAAGGCTTCATGTGTCGTAGAACAGTCTTAGCAGAAGCATCATATGGCTGAAACTGACTGGATATTTACACAACGGGTAGCGGGAGTTGATGGACCTCATTTGTTGTAATCTCCATCACATATATttgtacatatgtgtgtgtgtgtgtgtatatatatatatatatatatatatatatatatacacatatacatatatcttTACTCAGTATTGTAATGGACAACTAAAGGACCAAGCAGAGATGTGAACTGCATTTGGCTGCATGCTAAAAACAACCTCTTTTAACGCCGCACCACGGAACTATCAAAGTCACCAAAACGAAGGTGATGAATCCAAACAGCGGTGACCAGTCGTAAGGCCTCTAAGGCTAACAATCCAGAAATGCCAAGGGAGGGGGTCTGGAGGGGGAAATAAAAAGGCAAGGCCAGGATCACATCTACTCTGCACTGAGGCTCCACTCTTACATTGTACACCTCTTTTATAATGTACCTAAATACACATATTTAACAAgtgcattttaaattaaattatggaattgacatttatttacaaaaaaaatgtttgctcaaACTAGGAAATCCAACATTAAGTTGTAGAATATGCACGTCCTTTGACATATTAGCCTCACTTAGATGATAGGTGCAAGATGCATGTGGGGAGATTTTTTGTGAAGTCCGACCAAAAACCAAGAACCAAATGGAGCGGTGTTTCTACTTTTGTGCTGTTCTTCGCATTCCGTTCTCGGTTGAGTGGACTCAAACCAGCGGGGAAAAACGTCGCCATTGTTACAGAGTGGGGCAGTGAAagtgagaaggggggggggggggcactttggCAGGCAGGAAGCGCATTGCCGTACTTCAACAATAAACAAGAAGTCCAATTGGGACCGTTTTAAGACTCGACTCGGCAAGCCACTCGTCAAGTTTAAAACTGCCTTTTCGACACATCGGCTACCACACATGTACAGCACGATACACACACAGCTCAGCATGCATACAAACATACATGACACAGTACACGGATCCTATCACAACAAAAGGCATATGCAACCGGGCCcaaggagggttttttttcttcagttctcAAAGAGTCCGTTTAAAAGTGTGGATTTCTTTTACTTCACAGTGAAGCCCTCTTAGTTTACCCACCGAATATCCCGGCCTATGAGACGCGCGGCCCCTTGCCCGAAACAGAGTGGCCGCACGCTGTCACTGAGGtgggaataatttttttttttttttcgttttgatTGGCTATGCcctgcacacacagacacatacaacACAAAACTACACACATTTATGAGTCTTCATTCATTTCTTGGCTGTCTGTCCTGGCAATCTTTCTTGGGGGCGCAGGGCTGTCGCCCTCCCCTTGCTCCTGTTCCCGTTTCTTTGCTGCATTCTGCACATCAAAAGGGAGGGTTACTAATCCGCGAGGCTGAGCATCAACTTCAAGAAACCAGCTCCGCCCATCTAAACAGGCTCACCTCTTTGTCCCACTGATGATGGAGGTAGCGCAGAAGGATGTTGGTTTTCTCTGTGACGATAACTGAggcgcaaggggggggggggggagacaaaaaaaCCAATCACATACATGCAACAGGGTACAGCACTCGCAAACATCACAAAATTGAAGTGGGGAAAACTGCTGTACAGCTGGTCAGTGTAGGAAATAAAATGAGATCTGACGGCAGATAGTTCAAATAcggtaatttctggcctacaagtcgcgacttttttcacacactttcaaccctgcggtttatgtgactttttccggccctgttagctagcGTTGGCGCTAGCTTTagagcagcgctagcgttagcactagtgttaacaccacgctagcgttaaactttctgtgtaccatctttctttgtaaatatctcatgtttcgtatgcatgtaccaaatggtatttcccttaaaaatgtacttggtgaggcttgtaagcaggtgtgctctgtaggccgggaattacggtatcttGTAGGAATCTTGGTGCAACACACATGGCTCCCAAAGATGGGAAGTGAGTTCCTGAATAAATCCCACTCCCAGACAGTGGTGTTGATGTTGCAATACGGCTCACAATGCACAAGAAAAACCAATAGGCTTGAGCTACTTTGTATCATTACAGCAGGCTTGCTTTTTGTTCGGCTTGGCGCCTCAGACTCTGCTGCGTttaaaagtacacatttttaaaaaacttgaGAAACACAAGTCGGGTTTTAAAATGCCCCAAATAAATTGAAGGCATTTATTCCTCACTCAGCCATCTTCCCGGATGTGAGTGGGCTTGTACCAACCACCAAGTGAGCAGTCACTCAAATATTAATTGACCAAAAGTACGTCAATGCGAATGCAATATTAAATGCACGCGTTTTGATAGTCTTTTGCTGTTTATTCCCTTTCACATTCAATTGATGAACTGCCTAAGTGTCTAACAAACCAGGTCGCATACATTTTGACCATTGTATGCATTGTATGATGGAAGCATTTTTTGATAATAGtgacaaataagcatttgagtTCAAGAATGGAAAGATATTCCTTTGAATGccacttcttaaaaaaaaaaaaaaaaaagactacctaaagcagtgatttccaacctctATAGAgccattttacaattgaaaaattccatgacataccaacaaaagtaaaatgtcagcaaagatttatcaattaattactgtatgaacttcctgccatctaatagaagaggattttttgtctgtcattgtgcctcactgccataaatagatgaataaagatgcattatttcttggaaatcaactttttttttttagcaattacataaaattggataacttcccacggcacacctgaagagcgctcatggCACAATAATGTACCCcgccacactgtttgggaatcactgacctAAAGTAAATTCTTTaaagtgggttttctcgggtgcAATAAAAATCGTTGAATTCTTTATAAGATGGGTTGAAATCTGCGATTGGAAGACGGCCATTGATTTGCTCTCTTGAAGTCAGCATCTTCCACCAATTGGGTGACTGActtaaatcagatgcaccactCAAATTATTGGGATTACGGTGAAATTTCAAGATGAGCCAAAACATCTGTAGGTAAactttcatttccacaaattgaccaaaaaaaccTCGAAACACGTCCACTTCTTCACCTTCCCGTGACTTTGTAGTAATACGCTGACGACACTGGAAGATCACTGGCAACAACCCTCTTCAAATATCCCGTTTGAAGCCTCGCTGGGGCGAGGGACGTCTTGGTCTTATGATGTAAATGTGAGTATGACCTTAGAAATGCATTTATAATTGAGCCACAAAAGTTATTGGTCCATCCATGGAAGAAACACCCAAATTAGAGTagataacaccccccccccccaacttaaATGAGGGTAACCTCTACATGATCCCACTCGTGGCCATCtgcaattattttcattatgaTAAGCGCACTGCTCATTTCAATCATATTTACTAAGCTTTCACTCCAGTTTAGTTGTTGGAGTAACAATGTGACACATGGCCACCACCTCTGTGGAATTTTCTACAAATCATGAAATGAGCCCTTCAAACACCTCTAGAAATTCTTCTTTAGtgcaagagagagaaaaaaaaataattaatacttTCACGGTATGCTATTTTaaactgtacttttatttttttaacaatatattttgttgtcatttttattctttttctacacccactttaaatgttttatctctttgaattaaaatcattttaagcATTTAATCATATTGAgtgaccttgtgtatgaaatgcaacTCTGCCATCCATTCAACTTTTCTGATTATAAATGTTCCATTTGTACAATGTCagtcatgtttttgtgtgtgtttttttttccttttttttttaaggcaagtAAACTGCTTGAAACTCCTGTAATTTGTGAGACACACCATTTTACAGCTGGATCTTTTTAACTAAAATGTGTCACTCAACTGGAGAAGCCATTCGCTTAGTAACAGATGAAACAAACAGGTCCAGGATACATGTTGACAAACAATAATGTAATCTGGTGTTAGTCAACTGAAAAAAGATTAAGATTCAATTGTTGatatcacacaaacacacccacacaaaacTCAAATTCCCCAGAAGccattttccaattttcaaCCTTCTTTGGCACTATACTCAGGTTGAAGTGGCCATTTTAAGCATTTCATATTTGACTTTTGTTGCTACTTGCaaaagttt
Above is a genomic segment from Syngnathoides biaculeatus isolate LvHL_M chromosome 7, ASM1980259v1, whole genome shotgun sequence containing:
- the dda1 gene encoding DET1- and DDB1-associated protein 1 produces the protein MEKADFLKGLPVYNKTNFSRFHADSVCKASNRRPSVYLPTREYPSEQIIVTEKTNILLRYLHHQWDKENAAKKREQEQGEGDSPAPPRKIARTDSQEMNEDS